One part of the Arabidopsis thaliana chromosome 4, partial sequence genome encodes these proteins:
- the CSLB06 gene encoding cellulose synthase-like B6 (cellulose synthase-like B6 (CSLB06); FUNCTIONS IN: cellulose synthase activity, transferase activity, transferring glycosyl groups, transferase activity; INVOLVED IN: cellulose biosynthetic process, polysaccharide biosynthetic process; LOCATED IN: membrane; CONTAINS InterPro DOMAIN/s: Cellulose synthase (InterPro:IPR005150); BEST Arabidopsis thaliana protein match is: Cellulose synthase family protein (TAIR:AT4G15290.1); Has 2450 Blast hits to 2218 proteins in 444 species: Archae - 1; Bacteria - 809; Metazoa - 0; Fungi - 0; Plants - 1618; Viruses - 0; Other Eukaryotes - 22 (source: NCBI BLink).), producing MADSSSSLLPLCERISHKSYILRIVDLTILVLLFSLLWYRILHMCENNTIWLVAFLCESCFSFMWLIITCIKWSPAEDKPYPNRLDERVHDLPSVDMFVPTADPVREPPIIVVNTVLSLLAVNYPANKLACYVSDDGCSPLTYFSLKEASKFVKIWAPFCKKYNVRVRAPFRYFLNPLVATDDSVFSKDWKMMKIYKVFYYVYFCINMKREYVKLCRKVEDATGDSHWLDADDDFEAFSNTKPNDHSTIVKVLLKLFLKTTVRVFVQFSKVMYILKLIIVVWENKGGVGDEKEVPHLVYISREKRPNYLHHYKTGAMNFLVNDFYLTHLSFFDILIYLKINVNDCRAVSFCYYDKNMMSLIYNFKQLRVSGLMTNAPYMLNVDCDMYANEPDVVRQAMCVFLQNSKNSNHCAFVQFPQNFYDSYTNELVVLQHYMKRGVAGIQGPIYIGSGCFHTRRVMYGLSSDDLEDDGSLSSVASREFLSEDSLVRKYGSSKELVKSVVDALQRKSNPQKSLANLVEAAQEVGHCHYEYQTSWGNLGWLYDSVAEDTNTSIGIHLRGWTSSFISPDPPAFLGSTPSVGPEAIVQHRRWATGSIEVLFNKQSPLIGFRRKIKFRQRLAYFWVLMCIRSIPELVYCLLPAYCLLNNSALFPKGPCLGIIVTLVGMHCLYTLWQFMILGFSVKSCWLFSIQDIILKLLGISKIGFIVAKKNMPETRSGYESKSKPSQGEDDGLKLELAGFLVRLQRSSYSHGGGGGSALAETCGCAMIVFGENDGSQEGLELPKLNSKRGISSIVEKTFVACILPFVRNHKVNEKKNHHINIDRPNLL from the exons ATGGCAGATTCAAGttcttctctccttcctcTTTGCGAAAGGATTTCACACAAAAGCTACATTTTAAGAATTGTCGATCTCACAATTCTcgttcttctcttttctcttctctggtACCGAATCCTACATATGTGCGAAAACAACACCATTTGGCTTGTGGCTTTTCTCTGTGAATCTTGTTTCTCATTCATGTGGTTGATTATTACCTGCATAAAATGGAGTCCTGCTGAAGATAAACCCTATCCAAATAGACTTGATGAAAG gGTTCATGACCTTCCTTCAGTAGATATGTTCGTGCCCACGGCAGATCCGGTTAGGGAGCCGCCGATTATTGTTGTGAACACTGTGCTTTCGCTATTAGCTGTGAATTATCCAGCGAATAAACTAGCGTGTTATGTGTCGGACGATGGATGTTCTCCTCTCACTTACTTTTCTCTCAAGGAAGCTTCTAAGTTCGTTAAAATTTGGGCTCCCTTCTGCAAGAAATACAACGTTAGAGTTAGAGCTCCTTTTAGATATTTCTTAAACCCTTTGGTTGCAACAGATGATTCAGTATTCAGCAAAGATTGGAAAATGATGAAG atttataaggttttttattatgtttatttttgtattaatatgAAGAGGGAGTACGTGAAGTTATGCCGGAAAGTTGAAGATGCCACAGGAGATTCCCATTGGTTGGATGCAGACGATGATTTTGAAGCTTtctcaaacacaaaaccaaatgatCATTCAACTATTGTTAAGGTATtactaaaattgtttttaaaaactacaGTCAGGGTATTTGTACAATTTTCCAAAGTTATGTACatattaaaacttataata GTGGTATGGGAGAACAAGGGAGGTGTAGGAGACGAGAAAGAAGTCCCTCATCTTGTATACATTTCAAGAGAGAAAAGACCAAATTACCTTCATCATTACAAAACTGGAGCCATGAACTTTCTGGTTAACGATTTTTATCTTAcacatctctctttttttg atatattaatatatttaaaaataaatgtcaaTGATTGTAGagctgtttctttttgttattatgataaaaatatgatgagcctaatatataattttaaacagtTAAGAGTGTCAGGATTGATGACAAATGCACCATACATGTTGAACGTAGACTGTGACATGTATGCCAATGAACCAGATGTGGTGCGACAAGCAATGTGTGTATTTTTACAAAACTCAAAGAACTCAAACCATTGTGCTTTTGTTCAGTTCCCTCAAAACTTCTATGATTCTTACACCAACGAACTTGTCGTCTTACAACAT tATATGAAACGAGGAGTTGCGGGAATCCAAGGACCGATATATATTGGATCAGGCTGCTTCCACACTAGAAGAGTTATGTACGGTTTATCTTCAGACGATTTAGAAGACGATGGAAGTCTTTCTTCGGTTGCTTCAA GGGAGTTTTTGTCCGAGGATAGTTTAGTGAGGAAATATGGGAGTTCCAAAGAGTTGGTGAAATCAGTGGTGGATGCATtgcaaagaaaatcaaacccccaaaaaagtcttgcaaacCTCGTAGAAGCGGCCCAAGAAGTGGGGCATTGTCACTACGAGTACCAAACCAGTTGGGGCAAC CTCGGTTGGTTATATGATTCAGTGGCAGAAGATACAAACACGAGTATTGGAATCCATTTGAGAGGATGGACTAGTTCATTCATTTCTCCGGACCCTCCCGCGTTTCTAGGATCAACTCCGTCGGTAGGACCAGAGGCGATAGTCCAACACCGGCGATGGGCAACGGGATCGATCGAAGTCctttttaacaaacaaagtcCGTTGATCGGTTTCCGTCGGAAAATAAAATTCCGACAAAGATTAGCTTATTTTTGGGTTCTCATGTGTATAAGGTCAATCCCTGAGCTCGTGTACTGTCTCTTGCCTGCTTATTGCCTACTCAACAACTCTGCCTTGTTTCCCAAG GGACCTTGTCTAGGCATAATAGTCACACTTGTGGGGATGCATTGTCTCTACACTCTATGGCAATTCATGATCCTTGGTTTTTCGGTAAAATCGTG TTGGTTATTTAGCATCCAAGATATCATACTCAAGCTTCTTGGAATCTCGAAAATCGGTTTTATAGTCGCGAAAAAGAATATGCCTGAGACTAGGTCAGGATATGAATCTAAATCTAAACCATCtcaaggagaagatgatggtCTAAAATTAGAGTTAg CTGGTTTTTTGGTTCGTCTACAACGGTCAAGTTATAGTcatggaggaggaggtggttcGGCTTTGGCAGAGACTTGTGGAT GTGCTATGAttgtttttggtgaaaatGATGGATCTCAAGAAGGTCTTGAATTGCCTAAACTTAACTCAAAGAGAGGTATCTCCTCAATTGTTGAAAAAACGTTTGTGGCATGCATCTTACCATTTGTAAGAAATCAtaaagtaaatgaaaaaaaaaatcaccacATTAATATAGATAGACCAAATTTGTTGTGA
- the CSLB06 gene encoding cellulose synthase-like B6 yields MADSSSSLLPLCERISHKSYILRIVDLTILVLLFSLLWYRILHMCENNTIWLVAFLCESCFSFMWLIITCIKWSPAEDKPYPNRLDERVHDLPSVDMFVPTADPVREPPIIVVNTVLSLLAVNYPANKLACYVSDDGCSPLTYFSLKEASKFVKIWAPFCKKYNVRVRAPFRYFLNPLVATDDSVFSKDWKMMKREYVKLCRKVEDATGDSHWLDADDDFEAFSNTKPNDHSTIVKVVWENKGGVGDEKEVPHLVYISREKRPNYLHHYKTGAMNFLVNDFYLTHLSFFDILIYLKINVNDCRAVSFCYYDKNMMSLIYNFKQLRVSGLMTNAPYMLNVDCDMYANEPDVVRQAMCVFLQNSKNSNHCAFVQFPQNFYDSYTNELVVLQHYMKRGVAGIQGPIYIGSGCFHTRRVMYGLSSDDLEDDGSLSSVASREFLSEDSLVRKYGSSKELVKSVVDALQRKSNPQKSLANLVEAAQEVGHCHYEYQTSWGNLGWLYDSVAEDTNTSIGIHLRGWTSSFISPDPPAFLGSTPSVGPEAIVQHRRWATGSIEVLFNKQSPLIGFRRKIKFRQRLAYFWVLMCIRSIPELVYCLLPAYCLLNNSALFPKGPCLGIIVTLVGMHCLYTLWQFMILGFSVKSCWLFSIQDIILKLLGISKIGFIVAKKNMPETRSGYESKSKPSQGEDDGLKLELAGFLVRLQRSSYSHGGGGGSALAETCGCAMIVFGENDGSQEGLELPKLNSKRGISSIVEKTFVACILPFVRNHKVNEKKNHHINIDRPNLL; encoded by the exons ATGGCAGATTCAAGttcttctctccttcctcTTTGCGAAAGGATTTCACACAAAAGCTACATTTTAAGAATTGTCGATCTCACAATTCTcgttcttctcttttctcttctctggtACCGAATCCTACATATGTGCGAAAACAACACCATTTGGCTTGTGGCTTTTCTCTGTGAATCTTGTTTCTCATTCATGTGGTTGATTATTACCTGCATAAAATGGAGTCCTGCTGAAGATAAACCCTATCCAAATAGACTTGATGAAAG gGTTCATGACCTTCCTTCAGTAGATATGTTCGTGCCCACGGCAGATCCGGTTAGGGAGCCGCCGATTATTGTTGTGAACACTGTGCTTTCGCTATTAGCTGTGAATTATCCAGCGAATAAACTAGCGTGTTATGTGTCGGACGATGGATGTTCTCCTCTCACTTACTTTTCTCTCAAGGAAGCTTCTAAGTTCGTTAAAATTTGGGCTCCCTTCTGCAAGAAATACAACGTTAGAGTTAGAGCTCCTTTTAGATATTTCTTAAACCCTTTGGTTGCAACAGATGATTCAGTATTCAGCAAAGATTGGAAAATGATGAAG AGGGAGTACGTGAAGTTATGCCGGAAAGTTGAAGATGCCACAGGAGATTCCCATTGGTTGGATGCAGACGATGATTTTGAAGCTTtctcaaacacaaaaccaaatgatCATTCAACTATTGTTAAG GTGGTATGGGAGAACAAGGGAGGTGTAGGAGACGAGAAAGAAGTCCCTCATCTTGTATACATTTCAAGAGAGAAAAGACCAAATTACCTTCATCATTACAAAACTGGAGCCATGAACTTTCTGGTTAACGATTTTTATCTTAcacatctctctttttttg atatattaatatatttaaaaataaatgtcaaTGATTGTAGagctgtttctttttgttattatgataaaaatatgatgagcctaatatataattttaaacagtTAAGAGTGTCAGGATTGATGACAAATGCACCATACATGTTGAACGTAGACTGTGACATGTATGCCAATGAACCAGATGTGGTGCGACAAGCAATGTGTGTATTTTTACAAAACTCAAAGAACTCAAACCATTGTGCTTTTGTTCAGTTCCCTCAAAACTTCTATGATTCTTACACCAACGAACTTGTCGTCTTACAACAT tATATGAAACGAGGAGTTGCGGGAATCCAAGGACCGATATATATTGGATCAGGCTGCTTCCACACTAGAAGAGTTATGTACGGTTTATCTTCAGACGATTTAGAAGACGATGGAAGTCTTTCTTCGGTTGCTTCAA GGGAGTTTTTGTCCGAGGATAGTTTAGTGAGGAAATATGGGAGTTCCAAAGAGTTGGTGAAATCAGTGGTGGATGCATtgcaaagaaaatcaaacccccaaaaaagtcttgcaaacCTCGTAGAAGCGGCCCAAGAAGTGGGGCATTGTCACTACGAGTACCAAACCAGTTGGGGCAAC CTCGGTTGGTTATATGATTCAGTGGCAGAAGATACAAACACGAGTATTGGAATCCATTTGAGAGGATGGACTAGTTCATTCATTTCTCCGGACCCTCCCGCGTTTCTAGGATCAACTCCGTCGGTAGGACCAGAGGCGATAGTCCAACACCGGCGATGGGCAACGGGATCGATCGAAGTCctttttaacaaacaaagtcCGTTGATCGGTTTCCGTCGGAAAATAAAATTCCGACAAAGATTAGCTTATTTTTGGGTTCTCATGTGTATAAGGTCAATCCCTGAGCTCGTGTACTGTCTCTTGCCTGCTTATTGCCTACTCAACAACTCTGCCTTGTTTCCCAAG GGACCTTGTCTAGGCATAATAGTCACACTTGTGGGGATGCATTGTCTCTACACTCTATGGCAATTCATGATCCTTGGTTTTTCGGTAAAATCGTG TTGGTTATTTAGCATCCAAGATATCATACTCAAGCTTCTTGGAATCTCGAAAATCGGTTTTATAGTCGCGAAAAAGAATATGCCTGAGACTAGGTCAGGATATGAATCTAAATCTAAACCATCtcaaggagaagatgatggtCTAAAATTAGAGTTAg CTGGTTTTTTGGTTCGTCTACAACGGTCAAGTTATAGTcatggaggaggaggtggttcGGCTTTGGCAGAGACTTGTGGAT GTGCTATGAttgtttttggtgaaaatGATGGATCTCAAGAAGGTCTTGAATTGCCTAAACTTAACTCAAAGAGAGGTATCTCCTCAATTGTTGAAAAAACGTTTGTGGCATGCATCTTACCATTTGTAAGAAATCAtaaagtaaatgaaaaaaaaaatcaccacATTAATATAGATAGACCAAATTTGTTGTGA
- the CSLB06 gene encoding cellulose synthase-like B6 has protein sequence MADSSSSLLPLCERISHKSYILRIVDLTILVLLFSLLWYRILHMCENNTIWLVAFLCESCFSFMWLIITCIKWSPAEDKPYPNRLDERVHDLPSVDMFVPTADPVREPPIIVVNTVLSLLAVNYPANKLACYVSDDGCSPLTYFSLKEASKFVKIWAPFCKKYNVRVRAPFRYFLNPLVATDDSVFSKDWKMMKREYVKLCRKVEDATGDSHWLDADDDFEAFSNTKPNDHSTIVKVVWENKGGVGDEKEVPHLVYISREKRPNYLHHYKTGAMNFLLRVSGLMTNAPYMLNVDCDMYANEPDVVRQAMCVFLQNSKNSNHCAFVQFPQNFYDSYTNELVVLQHYMKRGVAGIQGPIYIGSGCFHTRRVMYGLSSDDLEDDGSLSSVASREFLSEDSLVRKYGSSKELVKSVVDALQRKSNPQKSLANLVEAAQEVGHCHYEYQTSWGNLGWLYDSVAEDTNTSIGIHLRGWTSSFISPDPPAFLGSTPSVGPEAIVQHRRWATGSIEVLFNKQSPLIGFRRKIKFRQRLAYFWVLMCIRSIPELVYCLLPAYCLLNNSALFPKGPCLGIIVTLVGMHCLYTLWQFMILGFSVKSWYVSQSLWRIIATSSWLFSIQDIILKLLGISKIGFIVAKKNMPETRSGYESKSKPSQGEDDGLKLELGKFEFDSSCHFIPGTFIMLVNLAALAGFLVRLQRSSYSHGGGGGSALAETCGCISVVMLFFPFLKGLFEHGKYGIPLSTLSKAAFLTVLFVVFSVGK, from the exons ATGGCAGATTCAAGttcttctctccttcctcTTTGCGAAAGGATTTCACACAAAAGCTACATTTTAAGAATTGTCGATCTCACAATTCTcgttcttctcttttctcttctctggtACCGAATCCTACATATGTGCGAAAACAACACCATTTGGCTTGTGGCTTTTCTCTGTGAATCTTGTTTCTCATTCATGTGGTTGATTATTACCTGCATAAAATGGAGTCCTGCTGAAGATAAACCCTATCCAAATAGACTTGATGAAAG gGTTCATGACCTTCCTTCAGTAGATATGTTCGTGCCCACGGCAGATCCGGTTAGGGAGCCGCCGATTATTGTTGTGAACACTGTGCTTTCGCTATTAGCTGTGAATTATCCAGCGAATAAACTAGCGTGTTATGTGTCGGACGATGGATGTTCTCCTCTCACTTACTTTTCTCTCAAGGAAGCTTCTAAGTTCGTTAAAATTTGGGCTCCCTTCTGCAAGAAATACAACGTTAGAGTTAGAGCTCCTTTTAGATATTTCTTAAACCCTTTGGTTGCAACAGATGATTCAGTATTCAGCAAAGATTGGAAAATGATGAAG AGGGAGTACGTGAAGTTATGCCGGAAAGTTGAAGATGCCACAGGAGATTCCCATTGGTTGGATGCAGACGATGATTTTGAAGCTTtctcaaacacaaaaccaaatgatCATTCAACTATTGTTAAG GTGGTATGGGAGAACAAGGGAGGTGTAGGAGACGAGAAAGAAGTCCCTCATCTTGTATACATTTCAAGAGAGAAAAGACCAAATTACCTTCATCATTACAAAACTGGAGCCATGAACTTTCTG tTAAGAGTGTCAGGATTGATGACAAATGCACCATACATGTTGAACGTAGACTGTGACATGTATGCCAATGAACCAGATGTGGTGCGACAAGCAATGTGTGTATTTTTACAAAACTCAAAGAACTCAAACCATTGTGCTTTTGTTCAGTTCCCTCAAAACTTCTATGATTCTTACACCAACGAACTTGTCGTCTTACAACAT tATATGAAACGAGGAGTTGCGGGAATCCAAGGACCGATATATATTGGATCAGGCTGCTTCCACACTAGAAGAGTTATGTACGGTTTATCTTCAGACGATTTAGAAGACGATGGAAGTCTTTCTTCGGTTGCTTCAA GGGAGTTTTTGTCCGAGGATAGTTTAGTGAGGAAATATGGGAGTTCCAAAGAGTTGGTGAAATCAGTGGTGGATGCATtgcaaagaaaatcaaacccccaaaaaagtcttgcaaacCTCGTAGAAGCGGCCCAAGAAGTGGGGCATTGTCACTACGAGTACCAAACCAGTTGGGGCAAC CTCGGTTGGTTATATGATTCAGTGGCAGAAGATACAAACACGAGTATTGGAATCCATTTGAGAGGATGGACTAGTTCATTCATTTCTCCGGACCCTCCCGCGTTTCTAGGATCAACTCCGTCGGTAGGACCAGAGGCGATAGTCCAACACCGGCGATGGGCAACGGGATCGATCGAAGTCctttttaacaaacaaagtcCGTTGATCGGTTTCCGTCGGAAAATAAAATTCCGACAAAGATTAGCTTATTTTTGGGTTCTCATGTGTATAAGGTCAATCCCTGAGCTCGTGTACTGTCTCTTGCCTGCTTATTGCCTACTCAACAACTCTGCCTTGTTTCCCAAG GGACCTTGTCTAGGCATAATAGTCACACTTGTGGGGATGCATTGTCTCTACACTCTATGGCAATTCATGATCCTTGGTTTTTCGGTAAAATCGTGGTATGTCTCCCAATCACTTTGGAGAATAATAGCCACTAGCAGTTGGTTATTTAGCATCCAAGATATCATACTCAAGCTTCTTGGAATCTCGAAAATCGGTTTTATAGTCGCGAAAAAGAATATGCCTGAGACTAGGTCAGGATATGAATCTAAATCTAAACCATCtcaaggagaagatgatggtCTAAAATTAGAGTTAggtaaatttgaatttgacaGCTCGTGTCATTTCATACCCGGCACATTTATTATGTTGGTGAATCTTGCCGCTCTAGCTGGTTTTTTGGTTCGTCTACAACGGTCAAGTTATAGTcatggaggaggaggtggttcGGCTTTGGCAGAGACTTGTGGATGTATCTCGGTggttatgttattttttccatttctaAAGGGTTTGTTTGAGCATGGAAAATATGGCATCCCATTATCTACTCTTTCTAAAGCTGCGTTTTTAACggttttatttgttgttttctcgGTGGGAAAATAG
- the CSLB06 gene encoding cellulose synthase-like B6, translated as MADSSSSLLPLCERISHKSYILRIVDLTILVLLFSLLWYRILHMCENNTIWLVAFLCESCFSFMWLIITCIKWSPAEDKPYPNRLDERVHDLPSVDMFVPTADPVREPPIIVVNTVLSLLAVNYPANKLACYVSDDGCSPLTYFSLKEASKFVKIWAPFCKKYNVRVRAPFRYFLNPLVATDDSVFSKDWKMMKIYKVFYYVYFCINMKREYVKLCRKVEDATGDSHWLDADDDFEAFSNTKPNDHSTIVKVVWENKGGVGDEKEVPHLVYISREKRPNYLHHYKTGAMNFLLRVSGLMTNAPYMLNVDCDMYANEPDVVRQAMCVFLQNSKNSNHCAFVQFPQNFYDSYTNELVVLQHYMKRGVAGIQGPIYIGSGCFHTRRVMYGLSSDDLEDDGSLSSVASREFLSEDSLVRKYGSSKELVKSVVDALQRKSNPQKSLANLVEAAQEVGHCHYEYQTSWGNLGWLYDSVAEDTNTSIGIHLRGWTSSFISPDPPAFLGSTPSVGPEAIVQHRRWATGSIEVLFNKQSPLIGFRRKIKFRQRLAYFWVLMCIRSIPELVYCLLPAYCLLNNSALFPKGPCLGIIVTLVGMHCLYTLWQFMILGFSVKSWYVSQSLWRIIATSSWLFSIQDIILKLLGISKIGFIVAKKNMPETRSGYESKSKPSQGEDDGLKLELGKFEFDSSCHFIPGTFIMLVNLAALAGFLVRLQRSSYSHGGGGGSALAETCGCISVVMLFFPFLKGLFEHGKYGIPLSTLSKAAFLTVLFVVFSVGK; from the exons ATGGCAGATTCAAGttcttctctccttcctcTTTGCGAAAGGATTTCACACAAAAGCTACATTTTAAGAATTGTCGATCTCACAATTCTcgttcttctcttttctcttctctggtACCGAATCCTACATATGTGCGAAAACAACACCATTTGGCTTGTGGCTTTTCTCTGTGAATCTTGTTTCTCATTCATGTGGTTGATTATTACCTGCATAAAATGGAGTCCTGCTGAAGATAAACCCTATCCAAATAGACTTGATGAAAG gGTTCATGACCTTCCTTCAGTAGATATGTTCGTGCCCACGGCAGATCCGGTTAGGGAGCCGCCGATTATTGTTGTGAACACTGTGCTTTCGCTATTAGCTGTGAATTATCCAGCGAATAAACTAGCGTGTTATGTGTCGGACGATGGATGTTCTCCTCTCACTTACTTTTCTCTCAAGGAAGCTTCTAAGTTCGTTAAAATTTGGGCTCCCTTCTGCAAGAAATACAACGTTAGAGTTAGAGCTCCTTTTAGATATTTCTTAAACCCTTTGGTTGCAACAGATGATTCAGTATTCAGCAAAGATTGGAAAATGATGAAG atttataaggttttttattatgtttatttttgtattaatatgAAGAGGGAGTACGTGAAGTTATGCCGGAAAGTTGAAGATGCCACAGGAGATTCCCATTGGTTGGATGCAGACGATGATTTTGAAGCTTtctcaaacacaaaaccaaatgatCATTCAACTATTGTTAAG GTGGTATGGGAGAACAAGGGAGGTGTAGGAGACGAGAAAGAAGTCCCTCATCTTGTATACATTTCAAGAGAGAAAAGACCAAATTACCTTCATCATTACAAAACTGGAGCCATGAACTTTCTG tTAAGAGTGTCAGGATTGATGACAAATGCACCATACATGTTGAACGTAGACTGTGACATGTATGCCAATGAACCAGATGTGGTGCGACAAGCAATGTGTGTATTTTTACAAAACTCAAAGAACTCAAACCATTGTGCTTTTGTTCAGTTCCCTCAAAACTTCTATGATTCTTACACCAACGAACTTGTCGTCTTACAACAT tATATGAAACGAGGAGTTGCGGGAATCCAAGGACCGATATATATTGGATCAGGCTGCTTCCACACTAGAAGAGTTATGTACGGTTTATCTTCAGACGATTTAGAAGACGATGGAAGTCTTTCTTCGGTTGCTTCAA GGGAGTTTTTGTCCGAGGATAGTTTAGTGAGGAAATATGGGAGTTCCAAAGAGTTGGTGAAATCAGTGGTGGATGCATtgcaaagaaaatcaaacccccaaaaaagtcttgcaaacCTCGTAGAAGCGGCCCAAGAAGTGGGGCATTGTCACTACGAGTACCAAACCAGTTGGGGCAAC CTCGGTTGGTTATATGATTCAGTGGCAGAAGATACAAACACGAGTATTGGAATCCATTTGAGAGGATGGACTAGTTCATTCATTTCTCCGGACCCTCCCGCGTTTCTAGGATCAACTCCGTCGGTAGGACCAGAGGCGATAGTCCAACACCGGCGATGGGCAACGGGATCGATCGAAGTCctttttaacaaacaaagtcCGTTGATCGGTTTCCGTCGGAAAATAAAATTCCGACAAAGATTAGCTTATTTTTGGGTTCTCATGTGTATAAGGTCAATCCCTGAGCTCGTGTACTGTCTCTTGCCTGCTTATTGCCTACTCAACAACTCTGCCTTGTTTCCCAAG GGACCTTGTCTAGGCATAATAGTCACACTTGTGGGGATGCATTGTCTCTACACTCTATGGCAATTCATGATCCTTGGTTTTTCGGTAAAATCGTGGTATGTCTCCCAATCACTTTGGAGAATAATAGCCACTAGCAGTTGGTTATTTAGCATCCAAGATATCATACTCAAGCTTCTTGGAATCTCGAAAATCGGTTTTATAGTCGCGAAAAAGAATATGCCTGAGACTAGGTCAGGATATGAATCTAAATCTAAACCATCtcaaggagaagatgatggtCTAAAATTAGAGTTAggtaaatttgaatttgacaGCTCGTGTCATTTCATACCCGGCACATTTATTATGTTGGTGAATCTTGCCGCTCTAGCTGGTTTTTTGGTTCGTCTACAACGGTCAAGTTATAGTcatggaggaggaggtggttcGGCTTTGGCAGAGACTTGTGGATGTATCTCGGTggttatgttattttttccatttctaAAGGGTTTGTTTGAGCATGGAAAATATGGCATCCCATTATCTACTCTTTCTAAAGCTGCGTTTTTAACggttttatttgttgttttctcgGTGGGAAAATAG